A genomic window from Dethiosulfovibrio russensis includes:
- a CDS encoding HD domain-containing protein — MAFIDDELFRYWGKFEGDRWHPLVYHCLDVASVALRWLNNTALNGTAVDTIIETPRRLIRRMSLSSRRSFLCPFG, encoded by the coding sequence ATGGCTTTTATCGACGACGAGCTGTTTCGTTACTGGGGAAAATTCGAGGGGGATCGATGGCATCCCTTGGTCTATCACTGTTTAGACGTGGCGTCGGTGGCTCTCCGCTGGCTAAACAATACGGCGTTAAATGGGACGGCCGTCGATACGATCATCGAAACGCCTAGGAGGCTGATTCGTCGAATGTCTTTAAGTTCGAGACGGTCGTTCCTGTGCCCTTTCGGATAG
- a CDS encoding B3/B4 domain-containing protein: MNIKIGSGVFERFEGYRRAVVLVKGADNRGEDDSLMAKLRAAEADVRERSDLADYKEIPRIASWREVFRSMGINPNKYPPSVANLIKRTGKGTDLPFVNKLVCIFNVISLRHMVPCGGDDLSVVTGDLRLDVASGMEDYVPLGKPDVLEHPDEGEIIYFDDGNRDVFCRAWCWKNGDRSKITETTTDVAINVEGMPPVSLQDLKAIGDELAEMVREHCGGDVSVHILDDENDILEI; the protein is encoded by the coding sequence ATGAATATAAAGATAGGATCCGGCGTTTTCGAGAGGTTCGAGGGGTACCGCAGAGCGGTGGTTCTGGTGAAGGGAGCGGACAATAGAGGAGAGGACGACAGTCTGATGGCCAAGCTCAGGGCCGCCGAGGCGGACGTTAGGGAGAGGTCCGATCTGGCCGATTACAAGGAGATTCCCCGTATAGCATCTTGGCGCGAGGTCTTCCGATCCATGGGCATCAACCCGAACAAGTATCCCCCCTCGGTTGCCAACCTGATAAAAAGGACCGGCAAGGGGACCGATCTTCCCTTCGTGAACAAGCTGGTGTGCATCTTCAACGTCATCAGCCTGAGGCATATGGTTCCCTGCGGGGGGGACGATCTCTCGGTGGTTACCGGAGACCTTCGGCTGGACGTGGCGTCCGGGATGGAGGATTACGTCCCCTTGGGTAAGCCTGACGTTCTGGAACACCCGGACGAAGGGGAGATAATCTACTTCGACGACGGCAACCGAGACGTCTTTTGCCGCGCCTGGTGCTGGAAGAACGGGGACAGAAGCAAGATAACCGAGACGACCACCGACGTGGCCATAAACGTGGAGGGAATGCCTCCCGTCTCTTTGCAGGATCTTAAAGCAATAGGGGACGAGCTGGCCGAGATGGTCCGAGAGCACTGCGGAGGCGACGTCTCGGTCCACATACTGGACGATGAGAACGACATCCTTGAGATATAG